One Micromonospora sp. WMMD1120 genomic region harbors:
- the dinB gene encoding DNA polymerase IV: MSPGARILHADLDAFYASVEQRDDPRLRGRPVIVGGGVVLAASYEAKARGVRSAMGGQQARRLCPDAIVVPPRMSAYTAASRAVFDIFRRTTPLVEGLSIDEAFLDVSGLRRLVGPPADIAERLRREVREQVGLPITVGVARTKFLAKVASAVAKPDGLLVVAPDAEVAFLHPLPVERLWGVGPVTAARLRERRIRTVGEVARLGEAALVSLLGAGAGRHLHALAHNRDPRAVQVGRRRGSMGAQHALGRAPRSAAELDATLAGLVDRVTRRMRAAGRAGRTVMLRLRFGDYARATRSHTIGKATADTAPVLAAARALLRAAQPEIDRRGVTLIGVSVGNLDDNPVQPELPFRPDPGTELDAAVDAVRDRFGSAALTRAVLLGRDPGVEMPLLPD, translated from the coding sequence GTGTCGCCCGGTGCCCGCATCCTGCACGCCGACCTGGACGCCTTCTACGCGTCGGTCGAGCAGCGCGACGACCCGCGCCTGCGGGGGCGGCCGGTCATCGTCGGCGGTGGCGTGGTGCTGGCCGCCAGTTACGAGGCGAAGGCGCGCGGGGTGCGCAGCGCGATGGGCGGTCAGCAGGCCCGCCGGCTGTGCCCGGACGCGATAGTCGTGCCACCGCGGATGTCGGCGTACACGGCGGCGAGCCGCGCGGTGTTCGACATCTTCCGGCGGACCACCCCGCTCGTCGAAGGGCTCTCCATCGACGAGGCGTTCCTGGACGTCAGCGGTCTGCGCCGGCTGGTCGGGCCGCCGGCCGACATCGCCGAACGGCTGCGCCGGGAGGTCCGCGAACAGGTCGGCCTGCCGATCACCGTGGGCGTGGCCCGCACCAAGTTCCTGGCCAAGGTGGCCAGTGCAGTGGCGAAGCCGGACGGGCTGCTGGTGGTCGCACCGGACGCCGAGGTGGCCTTCCTGCATCCGCTGCCGGTCGAACGGCTCTGGGGCGTCGGCCCGGTCACCGCCGCCAGGCTGCGCGAACGTCGGATCCGTACGGTCGGAGAGGTGGCTCGCCTGGGTGAGGCGGCGCTGGTCTCGCTGCTCGGCGCGGGCGCCGGCCGGCACCTGCACGCCCTGGCGCACAACCGCGACCCGCGCGCGGTGCAGGTCGGCCGGCGACGCGGCTCGATGGGCGCACAACACGCGCTGGGTCGGGCCCCGCGCTCCGCTGCGGAACTGGACGCGACCCTCGCCGGTCTCGTCGACCGGGTCACCCGACGGATGCGGGCGGCGGGGCGGGCCGGGCGGACGGTCATGCTGCGGCTACGCTTCGGTGACTACGCCCGGGCCACCCGCTCGCACACCATCGGAAAGGCCACTGCGGACACGGCGCCGGTGCTCGCGGCGGCACGGGCGTTGTTGCGGGCAGCCCAGCCCGAGATCGACAGGCGGGGCGTCACCCTGATCGGCGTGTCGGTGGGCAACCTCGACGACAACCCGGTCCAGCCGGAACTCCCGTTCCGCCCCGACCCGGGGACCGAACTGGACGCCGCCGTCGACGCGGTCCGCGACCGGTTCGGCTCGGCGGCGCTGACCCGGGCCGTGCTGCTCGGCCGCGACCCGGGGGTCGAGATGCCGCTATTGCCGGACTGA
- a CDS encoding DIP1984 family protein, with amino-acid sequence MKLGEALADRAEAVRRVEQLRTRINGSARYQEGELPSEDAAALLTELDQVLDDLETLIRRINRTNAAVPVDGVGTLTDALARRDVLRLRHSAVTAAADAAAGSGRGHVTRQLRSELKMLAALPVAELRARADGLARDLRELEVRIQRTNWEADLLD; translated from the coding sequence ATGAAGCTTGGTGAGGCGCTGGCAGATCGCGCCGAGGCGGTACGACGGGTCGAGCAACTGCGGACCCGGATCAACGGCAGCGCCCGCTACCAGGAGGGCGAACTGCCCTCGGAGGACGCCGCCGCGCTGCTGACCGAACTGGACCAGGTCCTCGACGACCTGGAGACGCTGATCCGGCGGATCAACCGGACCAACGCCGCCGTGCCGGTCGACGGCGTCGGCACGCTCACCGACGCGTTGGCCCGGCGCGACGTCCTGCGGTTGCGGCACTCCGCCGTCACCGCCGCCGCCGACGCGGCGGCCGGCAGTGGACGCGGCCACGTGACCCGGCAACTCCGCTCCGAGCTGAAGATGCTCGCCGCGCTTCCGGTCGCCGAACTCCGTGCCCGCGCCGACGGGCTCGCCCGGGACCTGCGCGAGCTGGAGGTACGGATCCAGCGCACCAACTGGGAGGCCGACCTGCTGGACTGA
- a CDS encoding SDR family oxidoreductase produces MKISGSTALVTGANRGFGRHLAAELTARGATVYAGARNPDSVDLPGVTPVRLDLTDPASVAAAAELAGGVNLLVNNAGIDTRTDLLDGDMDQIRLELETHYLGTLSVIRSFAPVIAGNGGGTILNVLSVLSWVNFPLHAAYGAAKSAEWAMTNALRLQLAERGVRVAGLHVGYLDTDMAATITSPKSDPAEIARIAVDGIESDAYEIVADDVSRRVQAGFPGGVAALYPQLS; encoded by the coding sequence ATGAAGATCTCCGGAAGCACCGCCCTCGTCACCGGCGCCAACCGTGGCTTCGGCCGCCACCTCGCCGCCGAACTCACCGCCCGGGGCGCCACCGTCTACGCCGGCGCCCGCAACCCCGACAGCGTGGACCTGCCCGGCGTGACGCCGGTCCGGCTCGACCTCACCGACCCCGCCTCGGTGGCCGCCGCCGCCGAGCTGGCCGGTGGCGTGAACCTGCTGGTCAACAACGCCGGCATCGACACCCGGACGGACCTGCTCGACGGCGACATGGACCAGATCCGGCTGGAGCTGGAGACCCACTACCTCGGCACGCTGTCGGTGATCCGGTCGTTCGCGCCGGTCATCGCCGGCAACGGCGGCGGCACCATCCTCAACGTCCTCTCCGTGCTCTCCTGGGTGAATTTCCCCCTGCACGCGGCGTACGGCGCCGCCAAGTCCGCCGAGTGGGCGATGACCAACGCGCTGCGCCTCCAGCTCGCCGAGCGGGGCGTCCGCGTCGCCGGTCTGCACGTCGGCTACCTGGACACCGACATGGCGGCGACCATCACCAGCCCCAAGTCGGACCCGGCCGAGATCGCCCGGATCGCCGTCGACGGCATCGAGTCCGACGCGTACGAGATCGTGGCCGACGACGTCAGCCGGCGGGTGCAGGCCGGATTCCCCGGCGGCGTCGCCGCGCTCTACCCGCAGCTCTCCTGA
- a CDS encoding MFS transporter: protein MIQLATRVPDPAVRRLTTTLYGYAFFSDVVLLYPLYVVFFADTGLSVGQIASLFVIWSAAGILFEVPSGAWADVASRRLLLCLAPLVSAAGFALWVLAPSYPAFALGFLLWGAGGALASGALEALVWTELDRLGAAGRYARVLGRARTAGVLGVVVSGVLAGPVLAAGGYPAVGAASVLAGLLAAAVAARFPEHRPPAGVVSAVADPDDDGDLGWWDTLRAGVGQVRERPPVRSAVLLVAVVAADWGALDEYTPLVALDTGVGAQAVPLLLLLLWAGVTVGGLLAPVGERWGVRGYAALLALVGLALAGGALLRHPAGFVLLAVAFGAAQLATVLADARLQARITGDSRATVTSLAGMATDVLIIVTYAGYGLLATVAGNAVAFALTAAPYLVLALALLTRRRRRAAVPTGVAAALPAGPD from the coding sequence ATGATCCAGCTCGCCACCCGCGTTCCCGACCCGGCGGTCCGCCGGCTGACCACCACCCTCTACGGGTACGCGTTCTTCAGCGACGTCGTCCTGCTCTACCCGCTGTACGTGGTGTTCTTCGCCGACACCGGGCTGTCGGTGGGGCAGATCGCGTCGCTCTTCGTCATCTGGTCGGCCGCCGGCATCCTGTTCGAGGTGCCCTCCGGCGCGTGGGCCGACGTGGCGTCGCGCCGACTGCTGCTGTGCCTCGCCCCGCTGGTGAGCGCTGCCGGCTTCGCGCTCTGGGTGCTGGCACCCTCGTACCCCGCCTTCGCTCTCGGTTTCCTGCTCTGGGGCGCCGGCGGCGCGCTCGCCTCCGGCGCCCTGGAGGCGTTGGTCTGGACCGAGTTGGACCGGCTCGGCGCCGCCGGCCGGTACGCCCGGGTGCTCGGGCGGGCGCGGACGGCGGGCGTGCTGGGGGTGGTGGTCTCCGGGGTGCTCGCCGGTCCGGTGCTCGCCGCCGGGGGCTACCCGGCGGTGGGCGCGGCGAGCGTGCTCGCCGGCCTGCTCGCCGCGGCCGTCGCCGCCCGGTTCCCGGAGCACCGACCGCCGGCCGGAGTCGTCAGCGCAGTCGCCGACCCGGACGACGACGGGGACCTGGGATGGTGGGACACGCTCCGGGCGGGGGTGGGGCAGGTGCGTGAGCGTCCGCCGGTACGGTCCGCCGTGCTGCTGGTCGCCGTGGTCGCCGCCGACTGGGGCGCCCTGGACGAGTACACCCCGTTGGTGGCCCTGGACACCGGGGTCGGTGCGCAGGCCGTACCCCTGCTGCTCCTGCTGCTCTGGGCCGGGGTGACCGTCGGTGGGCTGCTCGCTCCGGTGGGGGAGCGGTGGGGCGTCCGGGGGTACGCGGCGCTGCTGGCCCTGGTCGGCCTCGCACTGGCCGGCGGCGCGCTGCTGCGGCACCCGGCGGGGTTCGTGCTGCTCGCGGTGGCCTTCGGCGCGGCGCAACTGGCGACAGTGCTGGCCGACGCGCGACTCCAGGCGCGGATCACCGGCGACAGTCGCGCCACCGTCACATCGCTGGCCGGGATGGCCACCGACGTGCTGATCATCGTGACGTACGCCGGCTACGGCCTGCTCGCCACGGTGGCCGGCAACGCGGTGGCGTTCGCGCTGACGGCCGCGCCGTACCTGGTGCTGGCCCTGGCGCTGCTGACCCGCCGGCGGCGTCGGGCGGCCGTGCCCACCGGTGTCGCCGCAGCGCTGCCGGCCGGCCCGGACTGA
- a CDS encoding FMN-binding glutamate synthase family protein, protein MTWARRAVPAAAAALAALAARDLIQRDHALLRNFPVLGRARYLLESIGPELRQYIVAGNNEERPFTRDQRRWVYASAKRQNNYFGFGTDNDIEYTPGYPIIKHRTFGRAVPPSTPTAGHDVRLPCAKVLGAARGRPRAFRPESVVNISGMSFGSLSGNAIAALNKGAALAGCLQNTGEGGLSPYHRNGGELVFQLGTAYFGCRDEHGRFSLDRLKDLVAGAPVRALEIKLSQGAKPSLGGLLPGAKVSAEIAATRGIPAGQDCVSPSRHAEFSDCDSLLDWVELLAAETGLPVGIKSAVGDLTFWQELATLMRDTGRGVDFVTIDGGEGGTGAAPLIFTDSVSLPFQQGFSRVYKVFAERGLHEQVVFVGGGKLGLPDNAIVAFALGCDLVNVGREAMLSIGCIQAQKCHTDTCPTGVATQNAWLARGLDPALKSVRAANYLATLRRDLTKVAEACGVEHPGLIDTDAVEILDGRTGSTPLHQVYGYRPGWGLPSPADQAEIIRLMAPEAPRGGTAPPSATAVG, encoded by the coding sequence ATGACCTGGGCCCGTCGAGCCGTACCCGCCGCTGCCGCCGCCCTCGCGGCGCTCGCCGCGCGTGACCTGATCCAGCGCGACCACGCGTTGCTGCGCAACTTCCCGGTGCTCGGTCGCGCCCGTTATCTGCTCGAGTCGATCGGCCCGGAGCTGCGGCAGTACATCGTGGCCGGCAACAACGAGGAGCGGCCGTTCACCCGGGACCAGCGCCGCTGGGTGTACGCGTCGGCGAAGCGGCAGAACAACTACTTCGGGTTCGGCACCGACAACGACATCGAGTACACCCCCGGCTACCCCATCATCAAGCACCGCACGTTCGGCCGGGCCGTGCCGCCGTCCACGCCGACCGCCGGGCACGACGTGCGGTTGCCCTGCGCCAAGGTGCTCGGCGCGGCCCGGGGACGACCCCGGGCGTTCCGGCCGGAGTCGGTGGTGAACATCTCCGGGATGAGCTTCGGCTCGCTCTCCGGCAACGCCATCGCCGCGCTCAACAAGGGCGCGGCGCTCGCCGGGTGCCTGCAGAACACCGGCGAGGGCGGTCTGTCGCCGTACCACCGCAACGGCGGTGAGCTGGTCTTCCAACTCGGCACCGCGTACTTCGGCTGCCGCGACGAGCACGGCCGGTTCAGCCTCGACCGGCTGAAGGACCTGGTCGCCGGCGCGCCCGTACGCGCGTTGGAGATCAAGCTGAGCCAGGGCGCCAAACCGAGCCTCGGCGGTCTGCTGCCCGGGGCGAAGGTGTCCGCCGAGATCGCCGCCACCCGGGGCATCCCGGCCGGTCAGGACTGCGTCAGCCCCTCCCGGCACGCCGAGTTCTCCGACTGCGACAGCCTGCTCGACTGGGTGGAACTGCTGGCCGCGGAGACGGGCCTGCCGGTCGGCATCAAGTCCGCGGTCGGCGATCTGACGTTCTGGCAGGAGTTGGCCACGCTGATGCGCGACACCGGCCGGGGCGTCGACTTCGTGACGATCGACGGCGGCGAGGGCGGCACCGGCGCCGCGCCACTGATCTTCACCGACTCGGTGTCGCTGCCGTTCCAGCAGGGCTTCTCCCGGGTCTACAAGGTCTTCGCCGAGCGCGGCCTGCACGAGCAGGTGGTGTTCGTCGGGGGCGGCAAGCTCGGCCTGCCGGACAACGCCATAGTCGCGTTCGCGCTCGGCTGCGACCTGGTCAACGTCGGTCGGGAAGCGATGTTGTCGATCGGCTGCATCCAGGCGCAGAAGTGCCACACCGACACCTGCCCGACCGGCGTCGCGACGCAGAACGCCTGGCTGGCCCGGGGCCTGGACCCGGCACTGAAGTCGGTCCGGGCCGCCAACTACCTGGCCACGCTGCGCCGGGACCTGACCAAGGTCGCCGAGGCGTGCGGCGTCGAACACCCCGGCCTGATCGACACCGACGCCGTCGAGATCCTGGACGGCCGCACCGGCTCCACCCCACTGCACCAGGTGTACGGCTACCGGCCGGGATGGGGACTGCCGTCGCCCGCCGACCAGGCCGAGATCATCCGGTTGATGGCGCCGGAGGCGCCCCGGGGCGGCACCGCCCCACCGTCCGCCACCGCCGTCGGCTGA
- the htpG gene encoding molecular chaperone HtpG has protein sequence MSNQAETLEFQAEARQLLQLVVHSIYSNKDVFLRELISNASDALDKLRLATLVDKDLVADTDDLHVALEVDRDARTLTVRDNGIGMTRDEVVQLIGTIAKSGTAELLRQLRESADAHAKQDLIGQFGVGFYAAFMVADRVTLVTRKAGETGGTRWESTGEGTYSIEAVDEAPQGTAVTLHLKPADTEDNLHDYTAEWTIRQIVKRYSDFIAWPIRMTVERPGAEGEPATSETQTLNSMKALWARPRDEVDAAEYNEFYKHVSHDWADPLEVVHMKGEGTFEYEALLFLPSHAPLDLFSPQGRRGVQLYVKRVFIMDDCEALVPTYLRFVKGVVDAHDLSLNISREILQQDRQIQIVRRRLVKKILSTVKDLKANQPERYRTFWTEFGAVVKEGLIDDTDNRDTLLDIISVASTNDPAEPTDLAGYVSRMKDGQNDIWYATGESRAAIENSPHLEAFRAKGHEVLLLTDQVDEVWVERVGTYDGKTLRSIAKGEIDLDTDEEKKQAEAEREQQRQEFASLLEWLGTTLTDSVREVRLSSRLTTSPACVVGDAHDLTPTLEKMYRAMGHEIPPTKRILEINPGHPLVSGLRKAHEQGSDTAALTETAELLYGLAVLAEGGELADPARFTRTLADRLARTL, from the coding sequence GTGAGCAACCAGGCCGAAACGTTGGAGTTCCAGGCCGAGGCGCGGCAACTCCTCCAGTTGGTGGTCCACTCGATCTACTCGAACAAGGACGTCTTCCTGCGGGAACTCATCTCGAACGCGTCCGACGCCCTGGACAAGCTGCGGCTGGCCACCCTTGTCGACAAGGACCTCGTCGCCGACACCGACGACCTGCACGTCGCCCTCGAGGTCGACCGGGACGCGCGCACCCTGACCGTGCGGGACAACGGCATCGGCATGACCCGGGACGAGGTCGTCCAGCTCATCGGCACGATCGCCAAGTCCGGCACCGCCGAGCTGCTGCGCCAACTGCGCGAGTCCGCCGACGCCCACGCCAAGCAGGACCTCATCGGCCAGTTCGGCGTCGGGTTCTACGCCGCGTTCATGGTCGCCGACCGGGTCACCCTGGTCACCCGCAAGGCCGGCGAGACCGGCGGCACCCGGTGGGAGTCCACCGGCGAGGGCACCTACTCGATCGAGGCTGTCGACGAGGCGCCGCAGGGCACCGCGGTGACCCTGCACCTCAAGCCCGCCGACACCGAGGACAACCTGCACGACTACACCGCCGAGTGGACGATCCGCCAGATCGTCAAGCGCTACTCCGACTTCATCGCCTGGCCGATCCGGATGACCGTCGAGCGGCCCGGCGCCGAGGGCGAGCCCGCCACCAGCGAGACCCAGACCCTCAACTCGATGAAGGCGCTCTGGGCGCGGCCCCGAGACGAGGTCGACGCCGCCGAGTACAACGAGTTCTACAAGCACGTCAGCCACGACTGGGCCGACCCGCTCGAGGTCGTGCACATGAAGGGCGAGGGCACCTTCGAGTACGAGGCGCTGCTGTTCCTGCCCAGCCACGCCCCGCTGGACCTGTTCTCCCCGCAGGGCCGCCGCGGTGTCCAGCTCTACGTCAAGCGCGTCTTCATCATGGACGACTGCGAGGCGCTGGTCCCCACCTACCTGCGCTTCGTCAAGGGCGTCGTCGACGCGCACGACCTGTCGCTGAACATCTCCCGGGAGATCCTCCAGCAGGACCGGCAGATCCAGATCGTCCGCCGCCGTCTGGTCAAGAAGATCCTCTCCACCGTCAAGGACCTGAAGGCCAACCAGCCCGAGCGCTACCGCACCTTCTGGACCGAGTTCGGCGCGGTGGTCAAGGAGGGGCTGATCGACGACACCGACAACCGCGACACCCTGCTGGACATCATCTCCGTCGCCTCCACCAACGACCCGGCCGAGCCCACCGACCTGGCCGGCTACGTCTCCCGGATGAAGGACGGCCAGAACGACATCTGGTACGCCACCGGCGAGTCCCGGGCCGCCATCGAGAACTCCCCGCACCTGGAGGCGTTCCGGGCCAAGGGGCACGAGGTGCTGCTGCTCACCGACCAGGTCGACGAGGTGTGGGTCGAGCGGGTCGGCACGTACGACGGCAAGACGCTGCGCTCGATCGCCAAGGGCGAGATCGACCTGGACACCGACGAGGAGAAGAAGCAGGCCGAGGCCGAGCGGGAGCAGCAACGGCAGGAGTTCGCCAGCCTGCTCGAGTGGCTGGGCACCACCCTGACCGACAGCGTCCGGGAGGTCCGGTTGTCGTCCCGGCTGACCACCTCACCGGCCTGCGTCGTCGGCGACGCCCACGACCTCACCCCGACGCTCGAGAAGATGTACCGGGCGATGGGGCACGAGATCCCCCCGACCAAGCGGATCCTGGAGATCAACCCGGGTCACCCGCTGGTGTCCGGGCTGCGCAAGGCCCACGAGCAGGGCAGCGATACCGCTGCCCTGACCGAGACCGCCGAGCTGCTCTACGGCCTGGCGGTGCTCGCCGAGGGCGGTGAGCTGGCCGACCCGGCCCGCTTCACCCGCACGCTCGCCGACCGTCTGGCCCGTACGCTGTAG
- a CDS encoding N-acetylmuramoyl-L-alanine amidase, translating to MHVDRSELDRRTLLRAGLGAATVAVVGSELAFAGTAQAAPGTDLDWIISCDEWAARPPKDPLSVSAIATNKIIVHHMAFPNVTDYSREQAVKLAHDCQDLHMDGNGWSDTGQHFTVSRGGYVLEGRRGSLERLEAGDRQMIAAHCPGENGRAIGIENEGTYVTETPPEALTDSLVKLCVAICRQYGLHAYDIFGHWDFRTTECPGAAFYRQFPELRRRVHAALGTALGDVPARRWPDLWRFVNSPSVRVVQHLLVQRGYAVTVSGTFDAATVAAVQDWQARNGIPVDVDATLTPPTWETLAPELDQHATGAPVTAVQEMLATKGYAVTVTGAYDHATRAAVQDLQALHGLPRNGKVSTSTWCVLVGGSVRQSYRHR from the coding sequence ATGCACGTCGATCGTTCCGAACTGGACCGCCGGACGCTGCTGCGGGCCGGTCTCGGCGCCGCCACCGTCGCCGTCGTCGGGAGCGAACTCGCCTTCGCCGGCACGGCCCAGGCCGCGCCGGGCACCGACCTGGACTGGATCATCAGCTGCGACGAGTGGGCGGCCCGCCCGCCGAAGGACCCGCTGTCGGTGAGCGCGATCGCCACCAACAAGATCATCGTGCACCACATGGCGTTTCCGAACGTCACCGACTATTCCCGCGAGCAGGCCGTCAAGCTGGCCCACGACTGCCAGGACCTGCACATGGACGGCAACGGCTGGTCGGACACCGGCCAGCACTTCACCGTCAGCCGGGGCGGCTACGTGCTGGAGGGCCGCCGGGGCAGCCTGGAACGCCTCGAAGCCGGCGACCGGCAGATGATCGCGGCGCACTGCCCAGGCGAGAACGGACGGGCCATCGGCATCGAGAACGAGGGCACCTACGTCACCGAGACGCCGCCGGAGGCGCTGACCGACTCACTCGTCAAGCTCTGCGTCGCGATCTGCCGGCAGTACGGGCTGCACGCGTACGACATCTTCGGCCACTGGGACTTCCGCACCACCGAGTGCCCGGGCGCCGCCTTCTACCGGCAGTTCCCGGAGCTGCGCCGGCGGGTGCACGCCGCCCTCGGCACCGCGCTCGGTGACGTGCCGGCCCGTCGCTGGCCGGACCTGTGGCGCTTCGTCAACTCCCCGTCGGTCCGGGTGGTGCAGCACCTGCTCGTGCAGCGGGGCTACGCGGTGACGGTGAGCGGCACGTTCGACGCCGCGACGGTGGCCGCCGTGCAGGACTGGCAGGCCCGCAACGGCATCCCGGTGGACGTCGACGCCACGCTCACCCCGCCGACCTGGGAAACCCTGGCGCCGGAGCTGGACCAGCACGCCACCGGAGCGCCGGTCACCGCGGTGCAGGAGATGCTCGCCACCAAGGGGTACGCGGTCACCGTCACCGGGGCGTACGACCATGCCACCCGGGCCGCGGTGCAGGACCTTCAGGCGCTGCACGGCCTGCCCCGCAACGGCAAGGTCAGCACGAGCACGTGGTGCGTCCTGGTCGGTGGGTCGGTCCGCCAGTCGTACCGACACCGCTGA
- a CDS encoding GNAT family N-acetyltransferase — protein MSPPLIRRRHDADLDECVAVLAEVHRLDGYPMNWPVDPRRWLCEPRPTRAWVAVDAASAIVGHIAVHRVAAPAQGRSARPTAEVARLFVSPAARGTGLGGALLARARQWATDSATDLVLEVAVGDTAAVALYERTGWHHTGTRTASWTAPDGSSVSVRHFTVRPELSDAQGRLAP, from the coding sequence GTGAGCCCACCTCTGATCCGCCGTCGGCACGACGCCGACCTCGACGAATGCGTCGCGGTGCTCGCCGAGGTGCACCGGCTCGACGGGTACCCGATGAACTGGCCCGTCGACCCGCGCCGCTGGTTGTGCGAGCCGCGCCCGACACGCGCCTGGGTCGCCGTCGACGCCGCCAGCGCCATCGTGGGGCACATCGCCGTGCATCGGGTTGCCGCCCCGGCGCAGGGGCGGTCCGCCCGACCGACCGCCGAGGTGGCCCGCCTCTTCGTGTCGCCGGCCGCCCGGGGAACGGGGTTGGGCGGTGCGCTGCTGGCCCGAGCCCGGCAGTGGGCGACCGACAGTGCGACGGACCTGGTTCTCGAGGTGGCGGTGGGCGACACGGCGGCCGTCGCTCTCTACGAACGCACCGGGTGGCACCACACCGGGACCCGTACGGCCTCGTGGACCGCACCGGACGGCAGCTCGGTGTCGGTGCGACACTTCACCGTCCGGCCCGAACTGTCAGATGCCCAGGGCAGGCTGGCACCATGA
- a CDS encoding VOC family protein — protein MTDQISRQEAAVVRDVQITIDCADPARLATFWAEALGYEMQGPPGGFASWEQALDAMGVPPEKRNDASAVVDPEGSRPRLFFQRVPEGKQVKNRVHLDVRAAPGLQGDERMAALEAEADRLVGHGARRLSRHEPAPPLGAGHLVMADPEGNEFCLD, from the coding sequence ATGACCGATCAGATCAGCAGGCAGGAGGCCGCGGTGGTACGCGACGTGCAGATCACCATCGACTGCGCCGACCCGGCCCGGTTGGCGACTTTCTGGGCCGAGGCGCTGGGCTACGAGATGCAGGGCCCGCCGGGCGGGTTCGCGTCGTGGGAGCAGGCACTGGACGCGATGGGCGTGCCACCGGAGAAGCGCAACGACGCCTCGGCGGTGGTCGACCCCGAGGGCTCGCGGCCCCGGCTGTTCTTCCAGCGGGTGCCGGAGGGTAAGCAGGTCAAGAACCGCGTCCACCTGGATGTGCGGGCCGCCCCGGGGCTGCAGGGTGACGAGCGGATGGCGGCGCTGGAGGCGGAGGCCGACCGGCTGGTCGGGCACGGCGCCCGGCGGCTGAGCCGACACGAGCCCGCTCCCCCGCTCGGCGCCGGCCACCTGGTCATGGCCGACCCGGAGGGCAACGAGTTCTGCCTCGACTGA
- a CDS encoding YchJ family protein — MGKGAGRRRADATTGRVCPCGSGRAYADCCGPMHAGDAPTTAEALMRSRFSAFALGDSGYLLRSWHSSTRPTSLDLDPGQRWTRLEIVRTERGGLFDTAGTVTFHAHYRDAGRPGTLTEHSRFVREDGRWVYLDGDQP, encoded by the coding sequence GTGGGCAAGGGTGCGGGACGCCGGCGGGCGGACGCGACGACGGGACGGGTGTGCCCGTGCGGCTCCGGCCGGGCGTACGCGGACTGCTGCGGCCCGATGCACGCGGGCGACGCCCCGACGACGGCCGAGGCCCTGATGCGGTCCCGGTTCAGCGCGTTCGCCCTCGGCGATTCCGGTTACCTGCTGCGCAGCTGGCACTCGTCGACCCGGCCCACCTCCCTCGACCTGGACCCGGGGCAGCGCTGGACCCGCCTGGAGATCGTGCGGACCGAGCGGGGTGGCCTGTTCGACACCGCCGGCACCGTGACGTTCCACGCTCACTACCGGGACGCGGGCCGGCCCGGCACGTTGACCGAACACAGCCGGTTCGTCCGCGAGGACGGCCGGTGGGTCTACCTCGACGGCGACCAGCCCTGA
- a CDS encoding N-acetyltransferase has product MLIRRETPADVDAIRAVHSAAFATTDGGGGVPVEATLVDALRADEGWLPAYSLVAVDPDGQVVGHVVATRGRVGGEPVALGLGPLGVLPQWQRRGVGSALMHAVLGAADAREEPLVVLLGHPDYYPRFGFGPAVELGVTPPQPWGPQYFMARPMHAWRRSIRGEFRYARPFDEL; this is encoded by the coding sequence GTGCTGATCCGACGCGAGACACCCGCCGACGTCGACGCGATCCGGGCGGTGCACTCCGCCGCCTTCGCCACCACTGACGGCGGGGGCGGCGTGCCGGTGGAGGCGACGCTCGTCGACGCGCTGCGGGCCGACGAGGGCTGGCTGCCCGCGTACTCTCTGGTGGCTGTCGATCCGGACGGCCAGGTGGTGGGGCACGTGGTGGCCACCCGCGGCCGGGTGGGCGGTGAGCCGGTGGCGCTGGGCCTGGGCCCGCTCGGGGTGCTGCCGCAGTGGCAGCGGCGCGGCGTCGGCAGTGCCCTGATGCACGCGGTGCTCGGCGCGGCGGACGCCCGCGAGGAGCCTCTCGTGGTGCTGCTCGGGCATCCCGACTACTACCCGCGTTTCGGGTTCGGGCCCGCCGTCGAGCTGGGCGTCACGCCGCCGCAGCCGTGGGGCCCGCAGTACTTCATGGCCCGTCCGATGCACGCCTGGCGGAGGTCGATCCGGGGCGAGTTCCGCTACGCCCGCCCGTTCGACGAGCTGTGA